A window of Rhizobium tumorigenes genomic DNA:
GCTTGCGCGGGAAATAGACATCGATCGCGATCGATAGCTGTGGGGCACCGGCTTCGTGGATGGAGCGCGCCCGCGTTTTCATTTCTTCGGTACGGGCGATCACCGCGCGGGCATCGGGCAGAAGGCTCCGGCCGGCATCGCTGAGCTCGGCCCGCCTCGTATCCCGCGCAAACAGGTCGACGGACAAGGCAGCCTCGAGTGCTGAGATCGCATGACTGACCGCCGACTGGGCGCGCGAAAGGTGTTTCGCAGCACCAGAGAAACTTCCCGCATCACACACGGCGACGAAGGTGCGGAGCTGATTGATGGTGACGCCGTCGAGCACTTCGATATCCAATGATTAGATCGATAGCAATAATATTACGTCAATTACCGAGATGGATCAATGCAGCTAGAACTCCGTCAGCGACGTGGGGTATCCGCACGTCTACCGAAACAAACGATAGAGGTCTTTATGCCCACGCTTCTCGCCATTGAGGTCAGCCCTCGTCATCATCTCTCTGCATCACGCAAACTCACGGCACATTTTATCGAGAGCTGGAAAGCCGAAAATCCTGACGGCGTTGTGGTCGTCCGCGACCTGATGAAAACCCATCTTCCATCTGTCGATCTGCCCTGGATCCTAGGAGCGTTTACCCCCGCAGACCAGCATTCCCCGGAGAGCGCTGCCGCCATCAAGGTGTCCGACGATCTCGTCGCAGAATTGAAAGCAGCGGACCATATCGTCATCGGCACGCCGATGTTCAATTTCTCGATCCCGGCAGTTCTCAAGGCCTATATCGACCATATCGTCCCCGTTGGTATCACCGTCACGGCCGACAACAAGGGACTTCTGACCGGAAAAAGGGCCGATATCATCCTGGCATCGGGTGGCGATTTCTCGCCCGGCTCGCCTGTTGAACACTACAATCAGGCAAGCGGCTACCTTCGCCAGGTCCTGACATGGATCGGTATCACAGACGTCAATATCATCCTGTCGGCCCGTGCCCGTTCGGGCGTCTATGGCGAGACGGCGATCGAAGCATATGGCGACACGGTTGCCGCTGCTGCGGTTCGCGCGCCTGCATCATCGCTTGCTGCGGCGGCAGAGTGAAAAAACGGAGGCGGATATGAGCTATAGTATCATTGGAACTGGCATTGTGGGATATACTCTCGCGAGCCTGTTCGCTCGAGGCGGCGTGGACGTGAAAGTCGCCAACACAAGGGGACCGGAGGCGGTGATCCCGATTATCAAAGACCTTGGCGCCAGCGTCGTTGCAGCAACGCTTGATGAAGCCCTTGAGGCAGACGTCATCCTCCTCGCTGTGCAGTTTCTCAACTTCAAGGACGTCGGTAAATTGAAGTCCGACTGGACGGGGAAAATCGTCGTCGACGTGACGAATTCAGCATTCCTGCCTCCGGACGTACAGGAACGCGAACTCAAGGGCCGCCTGTCTTCGGAGGTAAACGCCGAGCGTGTTCCGGGCGCAAAACTCGTGAAGGCCTTCAATCAACTGCCCATGCAAGGTCTTGCCGCGCCGGTGCCTCAAGGTGGTCGTCGCGTCGTGTTTATCGCCAGCGACTATCCAGATGCCAGCACCACAATCGCCTCGCTGGTAACGCAACTTGGGTTCGCACCAATCGAGGTCGGTAAGATCGCAGAGGGAGGAAGGCTGATCCAGGCCCGCAACGCGCTTGTGTTTCATAACTTGGTGAAGTTCGACAGCTGATGCCTTTGGGGCTGGTGCGGCGTGCGCCAGCCCCATGAAAATTAATGATTAAGCCGCATCCGAGATATCGAAGCGCACGATCTTGTCGCCATCCATGCGAAAGATGTGCATGACGGTCTTGTCCTTGAGGTCGTGGGTTTGCTGTCCCTGCAGCGGCTGACCGTCGAGGTCGAAGACCGACTGGATCACCTCGACCGTGATGATGCCGTCTTGCGTGATGGTAAACGCCACCGGCTCGACATGCGGGCTGACGACAGCCCACTGCCGCGTCCAATACTCGCGCACCGCTTCGCGCCCATGCTCGTGGCCTCCTTCCATCCCGTTTGCCCAGGCGACATCGTTGGCAATCGCGCTCAACACCCCATCGATGTCTCTCTCGTTGAAGCGATCATACAAATGCTTTATCAGTGGGATGTGATCGTTCGACATGTCATTTCCTCGATGTGAGATGTATAGAATCGCAGTGGTATCGACGAAGCCTTGCCTTCGGTCATCGATTTATATATGTGCGTATGTATATTGCAGTCAAGGGCAATCGAGGCAGTTGCAATGGATGAAGACGTGCTTTCAACTCCGGGGCATCTGATCACGCTTGCCGCCCGGGGTTTTGCCCGCCTGAGCGAGGCGCGCCTCGGACCGCTCGGCTTCGGTGTCGGCCAGTTGCCGGTTCTTGTCGCGCTGCAGAATGGCAAAGCCGCAACGCAACGGGACCTCGCTCGTTTCGCCAAGGTCGAGCAGCCGCCAATGGCGCAAATGCTGGCGCGCATGGAGCGGGACGGCTTGATCGAGAAGACACCCGATCCGGCCGATGGTCGCAGCAGCAGCATCGCGCTCACGAAGACCGCACTGATGCGCCTTCCGTCGGCGGTCGAAACCTTGTTCCATGGCAACAAAGAAGCATTGGCAGGCTTCACCGACGCAGAAGCGGGACAATTCGTCGATCTGCTGAAGCGGCTGATCGAAAACCTGGATCAGATCGCGGGCGCTGCGCCGGCATTGCGCAAAACGGATGGACCGCTGAAAAGCTCACGTGAAGGCTGAGACCGCTTAACAAGGGATGCCGGACGTAATCGCGGGTGCGCTGTCGACAGGCCTTATCCGAACGCCAGGCAAGGATGGTCGCGCACCCATCGTCAAGCCGCTGCGGCCATCGGGTTACCTCCGGCAAGGAGGACCGGAGCTACTGACCAACATGTCCTTCGGAAAACCGCCTTGCAGCTATCAGCACAGGCATGAAGTTGCGACCGGCATCGGTGAGTGCATATTCGACGCGCAGCGGTTGTTCGCCGAAGTCCGTCCGCCCGACGAGGCCGTCACTTTCCAACTCCCGCAGGTGCTGGGTCAGCATTTTCTGCGAGATGCCGGGCATGTCTCGTTTTAACTGAGACGTCCGCATCGAAGGCTCTGCATAAAGGCGGAAGAGGATCGGCAGCTTCCAGCGTCCGCTGATCATACGCAGCACCCGTGTGACATGCCCGACAGCGCCATCCGGGCCGAGGCAAACCGACCGTTCATCCTTTTCCATGAGCACTTTTAAGTGCGTACTTGCCTCGATCACCGTCCCGGTCTCCCTATGGCGTAGATATGTCAGATAGGAGTTCTTTGATGGATTTAAAACTTGCCGGAAAGATCGCGCTCGTGACCGGAAGCAGCAAGGGCATCGGCGAAGCGATCGCCAGAGGCCTCGCACGCGAAACCGCGACCGTCGTCGTGCATGGGCGAAACAGAGGAGAGGCGGAACGCGTCGCTCATGACATTCGCTCGCTGGGTGGACAGGCGCATGCCGTGGTCGGCGACCTCGCCATTGACGATGAGGTGCAGCATCTTGTCGAAGAGGCTCAGGCGCTCGCCGGCCCGATCGACATCCTGATCAACAAT
This region includes:
- a CDS encoding winged helix-turn-helix transcriptional regulator; protein product: MEKDERSVCLGPDGAVGHVTRVLRMISGRWKLPILFRLYAEPSMRTSQLKRDMPGISQKMLTQHLRELESDGLVGRTDFGEQPLRVEYALTDAGRNFMPVLIAARRFSEGHVGQ
- a CDS encoding NADPH-dependent F420 reductase; its protein translation is MSYSIIGTGIVGYTLASLFARGGVDVKVANTRGPEAVIPIIKDLGASVVAATLDEALEADVILLAVQFLNFKDVGKLKSDWTGKIVVDVTNSAFLPPDVQERELKGRLSSEVNAERVPGAKLVKAFNQLPMQGLAAPVPQGGRRVVFIASDYPDASTTIASLVTQLGFAPIEVGKIAEGGRLIQARNALVFHNLVKFDS
- a CDS encoding nuclear transport factor 2 family protein, which codes for MSNDHIPLIKHLYDRFNERDIDGVLSAIANDVAWANGMEGGHEHGREAVREYWTRQWAVVSPHVEPVAFTITQDGIITVEVIQSVFDLDGQPLQGQQTHDLKDKTVMHIFRMDGDKIVRFDISDAA
- a CDS encoding FMN-dependent NADH-azoreductase; this translates as MPTLLAIEVSPRHHLSASRKLTAHFIESWKAENPDGVVVVRDLMKTHLPSVDLPWILGAFTPADQHSPESAAAIKVSDDLVAELKAADHIVIGTPMFNFSIPAVLKAYIDHIVPVGITVTADNKGLLTGKRADIILASGGDFSPGSPVEHYNQASGYLRQVLTWIGITDVNIILSARARSGVYGETAIEAYGDTVAAAAVRAPASSLAAAAE
- a CDS encoding MarR family winged helix-turn-helix transcriptional regulator; the protein is MDEDVLSTPGHLITLAARGFARLSEARLGPLGFGVGQLPVLVALQNGKAATQRDLARFAKVEQPPMAQMLARMERDGLIEKTPDPADGRSSSIALTKTALMRLPSAVETLFHGNKEALAGFTDAEAGQFVDLLKRLIENLDQIAGAAPALRKTDGPLKSSREG